In one window of Polaromonas naphthalenivorans CJ2 DNA:
- a CDS encoding flavin reductase family protein, which produces MSPLSPLRKASSPSFSPLEFRASLAMFATGVTIVTARTPAGVLVGLTANSFNSVSLNPPLVLWSLSQAASSMAALSTGSHYAINILAADQKELAERFASRREDRWTDVAFTEGIGGAPLLDGAAATFECFNRSRYEEGDHVIFVGEVERCSHRAGAAPLLFHGGRFYTEHPL; this is translated from the coding sequence ATGTCGCCCCTCTCCCCCCTTCGCAAAGCGAGCAGCCCGAGCTTTTCTCCCCTGGAATTCCGCGCCTCGCTGGCCATGTTTGCCACCGGCGTGACCATCGTCACCGCGCGCACGCCGGCCGGCGTGCTGGTCGGCCTGACCGCCAATTCATTCAACTCGGTGTCGCTCAACCCGCCGCTGGTGCTCTGGAGCCTGTCGCAGGCCGCCAGTTCGATGGCTGCGCTGAGCACCGGCTCGCACTACGCCATCAACATCCTGGCGGCCGACCAGAAAGAGCTGGCCGAGCGCTTTGCCAGCCGGCGCGAAGACCGCTGGACGGATGTGGCCTTCACCGAAGGGATTGGCGGCGCGCCGCTGCTCGACGGCGCGGCCGCGACCTTTGAATGCTTCAACCGCAGCCGCTACGAAGAAGGCGACCATGTGATCTTTGTCGGCGAGGTCGAGCGCTGCAGCCACCGCGCCGGCGCCGCGCCGCTGCTGTTTCATGGCGGCAGGTTCTACACCGAGCATCCGCTCTGA
- a CDS encoding PAS domain-containing hybrid sensor histidine kinase/response regulator, producing the protein MADPSKASTGFLKGAGVVQTQMRAHDWSTSGLGSPASWPQPLKTVAGLMLHCRTPVFLAWGPELSLLYNDAYLDILGERHPAALGRPLYEAWAEIRAEIEPLVNQALSGEPVYFEDAVFTLRRKGADEQAWFSFSYAPVDGPDGTVAGLYCNLTETTAKVLAEKNRQAETRRLYSLFEQAPSFMAVVHGSSHVYELANSAYLRMAGCQDLVGKTFREAVQGIEDQGYVALLDQVYATGQPFIGNRMPVIFSRHADGPPEQCFVDFIFQPITAPDGVVNGIFIEGNDVTEQVRTEDDLRKSRIAGLETAQQLNALLQAAPVAIVMADMHGKPLRFNPASRQLWGDHPASESIAGYAERKGWWADGSVRHGCRLEAHEWALARALQGEEAPRDTVEIEPFGKPGIRRTILNCGAPVRNLDGDIIGSVAAQMDISDRVAIEAALRETVTQYRTITNAIPQIVWATRPDGYHDYFNQQWYDYTGVPQDSTVGEGWKGLFHLEDQLQAAKNWRHSLATGEPYEIEYRLRHHSGQYRWNLGRALPVRNEQGAIVRWMGTCTDIHEQKLAQEGLLQADRLKDEFLAMLAHELRNPLAPIATAAHLLSTGTLDPEGLSRLSEVISRQAGHMTRLIDDLLDVSRVTWGQVTLDKNPLDMNSIVTEAVEQVRPLLQAKSQHLDIQLSPQRNLVSGDRMRLVQVLANVLNNAVKYTPDGGRITLRVVEDDSHLTVCVRDNGIGMSRELLAIAFELFTQGERTSDRTQGGLGIGLALVQTLVHLHGGTVRLHSEGAGLGSELTMVLPRLPQDDGPRRFDAGDALAVPARESLRVMVVDDNVDAARLLGMFVELLGHEVFVQFHPASAIECAHQVQPDICLLDIGLPDMDGYTLARQLHRIPGMENTVLAAVTGYSQPRDKQAAFAAGFNFHFAKPISAQQLESWLADVTRGRESLSASP; encoded by the coding sequence TTGGCTGACCCATCCAAAGCATCAACCGGCTTTTTAAAGGGTGCCGGCGTTGTGCAAACCCAGATGCGGGCGCATGACTGGTCCACCTCCGGGCTGGGCAGTCCTGCTTCCTGGCCGCAGCCGCTCAAGACGGTGGCCGGCCTCATGCTTCACTGCAGAACGCCGGTGTTTCTGGCCTGGGGGCCGGAGTTGAGCCTTTTGTACAACGATGCCTACCTGGACATTCTTGGAGAAAGGCACCCGGCGGCGCTGGGCCGGCCTTTGTACGAGGCCTGGGCCGAAATCCGGGCCGAGATCGAACCGCTGGTCAACCAGGCATTGTCCGGCGAGCCTGTCTATTTTGAAGATGCTGTTTTTACCCTGCGACGCAAGGGTGCGGACGAACAGGCCTGGTTCAGCTTTTCGTATGCGCCTGTCGATGGCCCGGACGGCACGGTTGCCGGGCTGTACTGCAACCTGACGGAAACAACGGCCAAGGTGCTGGCGGAAAAAAACCGGCAGGCGGAAACCCGTCGGCTTTACAGCCTGTTTGAACAGGCGCCGAGTTTCATGGCCGTGGTGCACGGCTCCAGCCATGTCTATGAACTGGCCAATAGCGCCTACCTTCGGATGGCGGGGTGCCAGGATCTGGTCGGCAAAACATTCCGTGAGGCAGTCCAGGGCATTGAAGACCAGGGCTATGTCGCGCTGCTGGATCAGGTCTATGCCACGGGCCAGCCATTCATTGGCAACCGGATGCCGGTCATCTTTTCGCGTCACGCCGACGGGCCACCCGAGCAGTGCTTCGTGGATTTTATTTTTCAGCCCATCACCGCTCCGGATGGCGTGGTCAACGGCATTTTCATTGAAGGCAACGACGTCACGGAGCAGGTCCGCACCGAGGACGATCTGCGCAAAAGCAGAATCGCCGGCCTGGAGACGGCCCAGCAGTTGAACGCTTTGCTGCAAGCCGCGCCAGTGGCCATCGTGATGGCGGACATGCACGGAAAACCCCTGCGCTTCAATCCGGCCAGCCGCCAGCTCTGGGGCGACCATCCGGCGTCGGAAAGCATTGCCGGCTACGCTGAGCGCAAAGGCTGGTGGGCTGACGGCTCGGTCCGGCATGGCTGCCGGCTTGAAGCGCACGAATGGGCGCTGGCCCGCGCCCTGCAAGGCGAGGAAGCACCGCGCGACACCGTCGAGATAGAACCTTTCGGCAAACCCGGCATTCGCCGGACCATCCTGAACTGCGGCGCGCCGGTGCGAAACCTGGACGGAGACATCATCGGCTCCGTCGCCGCCCAGATGGACATCAGCGACCGCGTCGCCATCGAAGCCGCGCTGCGCGAAACCGTGACCCAGTACCGCACCATCACCAATGCCATACCGCAGATCGTCTGGGCCACGCGTCCCGACGGCTACCACGACTACTTCAACCAGCAGTGGTACGACTACACCGGCGTTCCCCAGGACTCCACGGTCGGGGAAGGATGGAAGGGGCTGTTTCATCTTGAGGACCAGCTACAGGCGGCCAAAAACTGGCGGCACAGCCTGGCCACCGGCGAACCCTACGAAATCGAATACCGCCTGCGCCACCACTCCGGCCAGTACCGCTGGAACCTGGGCCGGGCGCTGCCGGTTCGCAACGAACAAGGCGCCATCGTCCGGTGGATGGGAACCTGCACCGATATTCATGAACAAAAGCTGGCGCAGGAGGGCTTGCTGCAGGCCGACCGGCTCAAGGACGAGTTCCTGGCCATGCTCGCCCACGAACTGCGCAACCCCCTGGCGCCGATTGCGACGGCTGCGCACCTGCTGTCCACGGGCACGCTGGACCCTGAAGGGCTGTCGCGATTGAGTGAAGTGATTTCACGCCAGGCCGGGCACATGACCCGCCTGATTGATGATTTGCTGGATGTGTCGCGCGTCACCTGGGGCCAGGTCACGCTGGACAAAAATCCGCTGGACATGAACAGCATCGTCACCGAGGCGGTCGAGCAGGTCAGGCCCTTGCTGCAGGCCAAGTCGCAGCATCTGGACATCCAGCTGTCTCCGCAACGCAACCTGGTTTCGGGCGACCGGATGCGGCTGGTCCAGGTGCTGGCCAATGTGCTCAACAACGCCGTCAAGTACACGCCCGACGGGGGCCGCATCACCCTTCGCGTGGTCGAGGACGACAGCCACCTGACGGTTTGCGTGCGCGACAACGGCATCGGCATGTCCCGCGAGCTGCTGGCCATCGCCTTTGAGCTGTTCACCCAAGGCGAAAGAACCTCCGACCGCACCCAGGGCGGGCTGGGCATCGGCCTGGCCCTGGTCCAGACCCTGGTTCACCTGCATGGCGGAACGGTCAGGCTGCACAGCGAAGGAGCCGGACTGGGCAGCGAGTTGACGATGGTCCTGCCGCGCCTGCCGCAGGACGACGGGCCGCGCCGTTTCGATGCCGGCGATGCCTTGGCCGTGCCGGCCCGCGAATCGCTGCGCGTCATGGTGGTCGATGACAACGTCGATGCCGCGCGGCTGCTGGGCATGTTCGTCGAACTGCTGGGGCACGAGGTTTTCGTGCAGTTCCACCCGGCCAGCGCCATTGAATGCGCGCACCAGGTGCAGCCCGACATCTGCCTGCTCGACATCGGCCTGCCCGACATGGACGGCTACACGCTGGCGCGGCAGTTGCACCGGATACCCGGCATGGAAAACACCGTACTGGCGGCGGTCACCGGCTACAGCCAGCCCAGGGACAAGCAGGCCGCGTTCGCCGCCGGCTTCAACTTTCACTTTGCCAAGCCCATCAGCGCGCAGCAGCTGGAGTCGTGGCTGGCCGATGTGACCAGGGGCCGGGAAAGCCTGTCAGCCAGCCCCTGA